A section of the Calditrichota bacterium genome encodes:
- the tnpA gene encoding IS200/IS605 family transposase: MRAPYTQLYLHLVWATWDRLPLITDEVEPHLYAAIADKCRELKCVTLAIGGVADHVHLLVRLHTTVSAAKLAKRVKGSSSHLVTHEIRPGEFFKWQGAYSAFTLRKGDVPTVQAYIERQKEHHAVGHLRDDWEQIMIPDEGQEVSVD; this comes from the coding sequence ATGCGAGCGCCCTACACGCAACTCTATCTGCACCTGGTGTGGGCAACGTGGGATCGGTTGCCCCTGATCACCGATGAGGTCGAGCCTCACCTCTATGCTGCGATTGCCGACAAATGCCGGGAGCTGAAGTGCGTCACGCTGGCGATTGGTGGTGTTGCTGATCACGTGCATCTTCTGGTGCGGCTGCACACAACTGTCTCGGCGGCCAAGTTGGCGAAACGAGTGAAAGGCTCCTCCTCCCATCTGGTGACCCACGAGATTAGGCCGGGAGAATTCTTCAAGTGGCAGGGCGCTTACAGTGCCTTCACCTTGCGGAAGGGTGACGTCCCGACCGTGCAGGCGTACATTGAGCGCCAGAAAGAACACCATGCCGTCGGACACTTGCGGGACGACTGGGAACAGATCATGATTCCAGATGAGGGACAAGAAGTATCGGTTGATTAG